From a single Nostoc sp. MS1 genomic region:
- a CDS encoding COP23 domain-containing protein, giving the protein MKHSGLTTILTSSAIAISALATLQQPSRADYTKGFYCDTSTGQPVTVYRNASGGLEPWIRWTSEFFRKSGYNSVDRCREVSGRLETYRQQKSLRFITVGIINRQRVVCTASQVNGRCEGLIFTLKPGQDAVKTLVNLLAWREGQAGTPSLYESGEIPYIDVSSRLDSNTTPVVSPNNSQPTQQPPSTTGREL; this is encoded by the coding sequence ATGAAGCACTCAGGATTGACAACTATTCTCACAAGCAGCGCGATCGCGATCAGTGCATTAGCAACTCTACAACAACCAAGCAGGGCAGATTATACAAAAGGTTTTTATTGTGACACTTCCACAGGTCAACCAGTCACAGTGTACCGCAATGCTAGTGGTGGTCTAGAACCCTGGATTCGCTGGACTTCTGAGTTCTTTAGAAAAAGTGGTTACAACTCTGTTGACAGATGTCGAGAAGTCAGTGGTCGGTTAGAAACTTACCGCCAGCAAAAGAGCTTAAGATTTATCACTGTAGGTATCATCAATCGCCAGAGAGTAGTTTGCACCGCCAGTCAAGTAAATGGTCGTTGTGAAGGACTCATTTTCACCCTCAAACCTGGACAAGACGCAGTAAAAACACTGGTAAACCTTTTAGCTTGGCGTGAAGGTCAAGCAGGAACACCTTCACTTTATGAAAGTGGTGAAATTCCTTACATTGATGTCAGCAGTCGCTTGGATAGTAATACAACTCCAGTTGTTTCTCCTAACAATTCTCAACCAACACAACAACCTCCTTCTACTACAGGTAGGGAACTATAA
- the cdaA gene encoding diadenylate cyclase CdaA — protein sequence MKDWWKQWLANLGWSQSLLLGTLDIVLVLVLTYMILVIINERRTLWLVRGFIVLMLASALSGRFGLPLLNFVLEKLVIGCAVAMAVALQSEFRRFLEQLGRGEFRQLLQPANLTIPKSDNVIEEIVEAVKELSKNRIGALLILETTGPIDERDFSVPGVKLNADVSKELIQTIFQPKTLLHDGATLIRGSRIISSGIILPLSGRTASRQLGTRHRAAMGITERVENCICVVVSEETGSISLAERGTLNRPLTIRKLKESLEARLSPIVDREAVAPGLFSLGRQVSDQALALVSRLPLLRRATHNLLSRRDKTASRDKK from the coding sequence ATGAAAGATTGGTGGAAGCAATGGCTGGCAAACCTGGGATGGTCACAGTCCTTGCTGCTGGGGACTCTGGATATTGTATTGGTGTTGGTGCTGACCTACATGATACTGGTGATCATTAATGAGCGCCGGACTTTGTGGTTGGTGCGAGGATTTATTGTGTTAATGCTGGCTTCAGCGCTTAGTGGCAGGTTTGGTTTACCCCTGCTAAATTTTGTTTTGGAAAAATTGGTGATTGGCTGTGCTGTAGCAATGGCAGTTGCTTTACAGTCAGAATTTCGCCGCTTTTTGGAACAATTAGGGCGTGGAGAATTTCGCCAATTATTGCAACCAGCCAATCTGACTATTCCCAAGTCTGATAATGTAATTGAAGAAATTGTCGAAGCGGTTAAAGAACTTTCAAAAAACCGCATCGGAGCTTTATTAATATTGGAAACTACTGGCCCCATCGATGAACGAGATTTTTCTGTACCTGGCGTAAAACTCAACGCCGATGTTTCTAAAGAACTGATACAGACAATCTTTCAACCGAAAACTTTGCTACATGATGGGGCAACATTAATTCGTGGCTCAAGGATCATATCTTCGGGTATAATTTTACCGCTTTCGGGACGCACAGCCTCGCGCCAGTTGGGAACACGCCATCGGGCAGCAATGGGAATTACTGAGCGAGTCGAAAATTGTATATGTGTCGTTGTATCAGAAGAAACGGGTTCTATTTCCCTAGCGGAAAGGGGAACTCTAAATAGACCACTGACAATTAGGAAGCTCAAAGAGTCATTAGAGGCTCGATTATCTCCGATAGTAGATCGGGAAGCTGTCGCTCCTGGGTTGTTCAGTTTGGGTCGTCAGGTTAGTGATCAGGCACTAGCACTGGTTTCACGTTTACCACTTCTTCGACGCGCTACGCATAATTTACTTTCCCGTAGGGACAAGACCGCTTCTCGAGATAAAAAATGA
- a CDS encoding DUF6888 family protein, which yields MKPTNEQTQTLYRICYQLTKIYKSIDLVRMDERTGNLYVLAGENLEFEIEPSGEYK from the coding sequence ATGAAACCCACAAACGAACAAACTCAAACACTTTATAGAATTTGTTATCAACTGACTAAAATATATAAAAGTATAGACTTGGTGAGAATGGATGAACGAACAGGTAATTTATATGTACTAGCAGGAGAAAATCTAGAGTTCGAGATTGAACCGAGTGGAGAATATAAGTAA
- a CDS encoding ATP-dependent Clp protease ATP-binding subunit — translation MFERFTEKAIKVIMLAQEEARRLGHNFVGTEQILLGLIGEGTGVAAKVLKSMGVNLKDARIEVEKIIGRGSGFVAVEIPFTPRAKRVLELSLEEARQLGHNYIGTEHLLLGLIREGEGVAARVLENLGVDLSKVRTQVIRMLGETAEVSATGQSGRTKTPTLDEFGSNLTQMATDNKLDPVVGRAKEIERVIQILGRRTKNNPVLIGEPGVGKTAIAEGLASRIANKDVPDILEDKRVVTLDIGLLVAGTKYRGEFEERLKKIMDEIRQAGNVILVIDEVHTLIGAGAAEGAIDAANILKPALARGELQCIGATTLDEYRKHIERDAALERRFQPVMVGEPTVDETIEILYGLRDRYEQHHKLKISDEALVAAAKLSDRYISDRYLPDKAIDLVDEAGSRVRLINSQLPPAAKELDKELRQILKEKDDAVRSQDFDRAGELRDREMEIKAEIRAIAQSKTNASGTEGEEPVVTEEDIAHIVASWTGVPVNKLTESESEKLLHMEDTLHQRLIGQEDAVKAVSRAIRRARVGLKNPNRPIASFVFSGPTGVGKTELAKSLASYFFGSEEAMIRLDMSEYMERHTVSKLIGSPPGYVGYNEGGQLTEAVRRRPYTVVLFDEIEKAHPDVFNMLLQILEDGRLTDAKGRTVDFKNTLLILTSNIGSKVIEKGGGGIGFEFADNQSESQYNRIRSLVNEELKQYFRPEFLNRLDEIIVFRQLSKAEVTEIADIMLKEVFGRLTEKGITLEVSDRFKDRLIEEGYSPSYGARPLRRAIMRLLEDSLAEEILSGRIKDGDVAFVDVDENGTVQVSSQQRRELLPQGVES, via the coding sequence ATGTTTGAACGCTTCACAGAAAAAGCCATTAAAGTAATCATGCTGGCCCAAGAAGAGGCCCGCCGTTTAGGTCACAACTTCGTTGGAACCGAGCAAATCCTCTTGGGTTTGATCGGGGAAGGTACGGGAGTTGCGGCCAAGGTGCTGAAATCAATGGGAGTCAATCTCAAAGATGCTCGCATCGAAGTAGAAAAAATCATAGGCCGGGGTTCGGGCTTTGTGGCCGTGGAAATTCCGTTTACGCCACGGGCAAAGCGGGTTCTAGAACTATCCCTAGAAGAAGCGCGCCAATTAGGGCATAACTACATTGGCACCGAGCATCTGCTGTTGGGCCTGATCCGGGAAGGGGAAGGTGTGGCAGCCAGGGTGCTGGAAAATCTTGGGGTGGATCTATCTAAGGTAAGAACCCAAGTTATTCGGATGTTGGGAGAAACCGCCGAGGTTTCAGCGACAGGGCAATCTGGACGCACCAAAACACCAACATTGGATGAATTTGGCTCTAACCTGACTCAAATGGCCACAGATAACAAGCTCGATCCTGTGGTGGGACGCGCCAAGGAAATCGAGCGTGTAATCCAAATCTTAGGCCGCCGGACAAAAAATAACCCAGTATTGATTGGTGAACCTGGGGTTGGTAAAACCGCGATCGCCGAAGGTCTAGCATCTCGTATCGCTAACAAAGATGTCCCCGACATCCTCGAAGATAAGCGTGTAGTAACCCTAGATATCGGTTTGTTGGTCGCTGGAACCAAGTACCGGGGTGAATTTGAAGAACGCTTGAAGAAAATCATGGACGAGATTCGTCAAGCGGGTAATGTAATTCTTGTAATAGACGAAGTACACACCCTCATTGGTGCAGGTGCGGCGGAAGGCGCAATTGATGCGGCAAATATCCTCAAACCAGCTTTGGCGAGAGGTGAATTGCAATGTATCGGGGCGACAACCTTAGATGAGTACCGCAAGCACATCGAACGAGACGCAGCGTTAGAGCGGCGCTTCCAGCCTGTGATGGTCGGTGAACCTACCGTCGATGAAACAATAGAAATTTTATATGGTTTGCGCGATCGCTACGAGCAACACCACAAGCTGAAAATCTCCGACGAAGCTTTAGTCGCGGCAGCGAAATTATCTGATCGTTATATTAGCGATCGCTATCTGCCAGACAAAGCCATCGACTTGGTTGATGAAGCTGGTTCTCGTGTGCGGTTGATCAACTCCCAACTGCCCCCCGCAGCCAAAGAGTTAGATAAAGAACTGCGCCAAATCTTAAAAGAAAAAGATGATGCTGTCCGTTCCCAAGACTTTGATAGAGCCGGGGAACTGCGCGATCGCGAAATGGAAATCAAAGCCGAAATTCGCGCGATCGCCCAAAGTAAGACCAATGCTTCTGGTACAGAAGGTGAAGAGCCTGTAGTAACCGAGGAAGATATTGCGCACATCGTTGCTTCTTGGACAGGCGTTCCCGTCAACAAGCTGACCGAATCTGAATCCGAAAAGCTGCTGCACATGGAAGACACCTTGCACCAGCGCTTAATCGGTCAAGAAGATGCGGTAAAAGCAGTTTCACGAGCCATTCGTCGCGCTCGTGTTGGTTTGAAGAACCCCAACCGACCCATAGCAAGCTTTGTCTTCTCCGGGCCGACTGGTGTAGGTAAAACCGAGTTGGCGAAATCCTTGGCTTCATACTTCTTCGGTTCCGAGGAAGCGATGATCCGCTTGGATATGTCCGAGTACATGGAACGTCACACCGTCAGTAAGTTGATTGGTTCGCCTCCAGGTTACGTTGGTTATAACGAAGGTGGACAATTAACCGAAGCTGTACGCCGTCGTCCTTACACTGTGGTACTGTTCGACGAAATCGAAAAAGCCCACCCCGATGTCTTCAATATGCTGCTGCAAATTTTAGAAGACGGTCGGTTAACAGATGCCAAAGGACGCACCGTTGACTTCAAGAATACCTTGCTGATTTTGACATCCAACATCGGTTCCAAGGTAATCGAGAAAGGTGGCGGCGGTATCGGTTTTGAGTTCGCCGACAACCAAAGCGAATCGCAATACAACCGTATTCGCTCCTTGGTGAACGAAGAATTGAAGCAATACTTCCGTCCTGAGTTCCTCAACCGTCTAGATGAGATTATCGTCTTCCGTCAGTTGAGCAAGGCAGAAGTTACCGAGATTGCGGATATCATGCTCAAAGAAGTATTTGGTCGCTTGACAGAAAAAGGTATAACTTTAGAAGTAAGCGATCGCTTCAAAGACAGACTTATCGAAGAAGGCTACAGCCCCAGCTACGGCGCAAGACCATTACGCCGCGCCATTATGCGCTTGCTGGAAGATAGCCTCGCCGAAGAAATTCTTTCTGGTCGCATCAAAGATGGCGATGTCGCCTTTGTTGATGTTGATGAAAACGGCACTGTCCAAGTTAGTTCTCAACAGCGTCGGGAATTATTACCCCAAGGTGTTGAGTCATAG
- the rimI gene encoding ribosomal protein S18-alanine N-acetyltransferase, giving the protein MILSSLELKTLTSEDLTAILELDQACFGGLWTMEGYQRELDSPNSDLLGLFSPHSSVKLLGMGCFWSILEEAHITIVAVHPQYHHQGLGQALLYFLLQTACDRGLERATLEVRASNLAAISLYQKFEFQTAGRRRGYYQDNGEDALILWLPDLQYPQFQKKLQYWETIIRYELANSHWSVDS; this is encoded by the coding sequence GTGATCTTATCGAGCTTAGAACTTAAAACCCTCACCTCAGAGGATTTAACTGCAATCCTAGAACTGGATCAAGCCTGTTTTGGTGGGCTTTGGACTATGGAGGGCTACCAAAGAGAGTTGGATAGTCCCAATAGTGATTTACTTGGTTTATTTTCTCCCCACTCCAGCGTCAAGTTATTAGGGATGGGGTGTTTTTGGTCAATTTTAGAAGAAGCCCATATCACAATTGTTGCCGTTCATCCCCAATATCATCATCAAGGTTTGGGACAAGCTTTATTATATTTTCTCCTCCAAACAGCTTGCGATCGCGGTTTAGAACGCGCCACCCTCGAAGTTCGCGCTTCTAATTTAGCCGCAATATCTTTATACCAAAAATTTGAGTTCCAAACCGCAGGCAGGCGACGCGGTTATTACCAAGATAATGGCGAAGATGCTCTAATTCTTTGGCTCCCCGATTTGCAATATCCCCAGTTTCAAAAGAAATTACAATATTGGGAAACTATTATTCGGTATGAATTAGCCAATAGTCATTGGTCAGTTGACAGTTGA
- a CDS encoding isoprenyl transferase → MTIQQTELLQLPSDLKRELLPKHVAVIMDGNGRWAKRQGLPRIMGHKRGVDALKDLLRCCRDWGIGALTAYAFSTENWKRPQEEVDFLMTLFQRVLRQELREMIEENVQIQFVGNLAALPRSLQEEISRSMEETKNNRGIRFSVATNYGGRQEILQACRAIAQKVQQGLLQPDEINEEVFERHLYTAGIDDPDLLIRTSGEMRLSNFLLWQMAYGEIYITDTLWPDFDRAEFHRALCAYQQRERRFGKV, encoded by the coding sequence ATGACAATACAACAAACTGAACTGCTACAATTACCATCTGATTTAAAACGAGAATTGCTACCCAAACACGTTGCAGTAATTATGGATGGCAACGGTCGATGGGCAAAACGTCAAGGTCTACCCCGAATTATGGGTCATAAGCGAGGAGTAGATGCGCTCAAGGATCTCCTGCGTTGCTGTAGAGACTGGGGAATTGGTGCGCTAACAGCCTATGCTTTTTCTACAGAAAATTGGAAAAGACCGCAGGAAGAAGTTGATTTTTTGATGACTCTGTTCCAGCGAGTTTTGCGTCAAGAACTGCGGGAGATGATCGAGGAAAACGTACAAATTCAGTTTGTGGGGAATTTAGCAGCTTTACCGCGATCGCTGCAAGAAGAAATTTCCCGTTCTATGGAAGAAACTAAAAATAATCGTGGTATTCGCTTCTCGGTTGCTACCAATTATGGAGGACGGCAAGAGATTCTACAAGCTTGCCGAGCGATCGCGCAAAAAGTCCAGCAAGGTCTGCTTCAGCCAGATGAAATTAATGAAGAAGTATTTGAACGCCATCTATACACAGCCGGAATTGACGACCCAGACTTATTAATTCGCACGAGTGGCGAAATGCGCCTTTCCAATTTCTTACTATGGCAGATGGCTTATGGAGAAATTTACATTACCGATACTCTCTGGCCAGATTTCGACCGCGCCGAGTTTCACCGCGCCTTGTGTGCTTATCAGCAGAGAGAACGGCGGTTTGGGAAAGTGTAG
- a CDS encoding DUF3349 domain-containing protein, protein MQLTIPPHLQSTYKLIQCAFPNGIEAQDYEPLLALLGEEMSDRNLTEVIACYLGKEYSVVLNDVYRVQSIDILKAEAVANLKNNLLSCGYQQWLEE, encoded by the coding sequence ATGCAGCTAACTATTCCGCCTCATCTACAAAGCACTTATAAATTAATTCAATGTGCTTTCCCTAATGGTATTGAAGCACAAGATTATGAACCACTTTTAGCTTTACTAGGTGAGGAGATGTCAGATAGGAACTTAACAGAAGTAATTGCTTGTTACCTTGGTAAAGAATATAGCGTGGTACTTAACGATGTATATCGAGTACAGTCAATTGATATTCTTAAAGCTGAAGCTGTTGCTAATTTAAAAAATAATTTACTTAGCTGTGGTTATCAACAGTGGCTAGAAGAATGA
- a CDS encoding serine protease, translating into MNRFYNLPSVLMGTAVVASVVITQPVFAQSAKDVAKVAIPTTVQINNTLSPGDSGSGVIIAKNGNTYTVLTANHVVKNPNSEYIIRTYNGKEYTVTTVQSLSGKPGSLDLAIAKFESKDDLAIAPLANSDETSIGSGIYVSGYPLPAKGGTEREYAFTNGQVTNIRPSNNEGYTMRYDAVTRRGMSGGPVFDVSGRVVGIHGQGDTVGTVQNEAGGRNEEVKTGLNSAIPSNTVLASISDKSGMKFDNKPPANVDAEKVSQNDVNNWVNDIAKGIVSDVIRRILPF; encoded by the coding sequence ATGAATCGTTTTTATAACTTACCAAGTGTACTTATGGGAACAGCAGTAGTTGCCAGTGTAGTGATTACTCAGCCTGTGTTTGCCCAATCTGCAAAAGACGTAGCTAAAGTAGCAATTCCTACCACTGTACAAATTAATAACACCCTCAGTCCTGGTGATAGTGGTTCTGGGGTAATTATTGCTAAAAATGGCAATACTTATACTGTGTTAACCGCCAATCATGTTGTCAAAAATCCTAATTCAGAATATATAATTCGCACCTATAACGGCAAAGAATATACTGTGACAACAGTACAAAGCTTGTCAGGAAAACCAGGAAGTCTTGATTTAGCGATCGCCAAATTTGAAAGCAAAGATGATTTAGCGATCGCACCCTTAGCAAATTCTGATGAAACAAGTATTGGTTCGGGTATTTATGTTTCTGGTTATCCCTTACCCGCCAAAGGGGGAACAGAACGAGAATATGCTTTTACTAACGGACAAGTCACTAATATCCGTCCTAGCAATAACGAAGGCTACACTATGCGATATGACGCTGTAACCCGCCGAGGGATGAGTGGTGGCCCAGTATTTGATGTTTCTGGTCGCGTAGTAGGTATTCACGGTCAAGGTGACACTGTAGGGACAGTACAAAACGAAGCTGGCGGAAGAAATGAAGAAGTGAAAACAGGTTTAAATTCGGCAATTCCTAGTAATACCGTTCTCGCATCTATATCTGATAAATCTGGCATGAAGTTTGATAATAAACCACCAGCAAATGTCGATGCAGAGAAAGTTTCACAAAACGATGTCAACAACTGGGTTAATGATATTGCTAAAGGAATTGTTAGTGATGTAATTCGCAGAATCTTACCGTTTTAA
- a CDS encoding Rpn family recombination-promoting nuclease/putative transposase yields the protein MNRQSHTKKVLEFIEKIFIYKFPNLSREEL from the coding sequence ATTAACAGACAATCTCATACAAAAAAAGTTTTAGAATTTATAGAGAAAATCTTTATCTATAAGTTTCCTAATTTAAGCCGTGAGGAATTATAA
- the lysA gene encoding diaminopimelate decarboxylase: MVSTHPVGVQNAGTQYLPEQNTNTHISPNQELLPLTAKINSQGNLEIGGCDVTTLVEQFGSPLYILDEETLRTACQQYRDSFQKYYPGESQVLYASKAWNCLAVCAIAGSEGLGIDVVSGGELYTALTAGVNPAKIYLHGNNKSLEELRLAIDADVTIVVDNWYELRTLASLAQAEQPIRIMLRLTPGIECHTHEYIRTGHLDSKFGFDPNDLDDVFQFVSQQPNLNCVGLHAHIGSQIFERQPHRDLAAVMVQWLRDANKYGLNVTELNIGGGLGIKYVESDDPPSIDEWVKAICEVVQQACAAENLPLPKLLSEPGRSLIATSCVTAYTIGSTKTIPDIRTYVSIDGGMSDNPRPITYQSVYRAVIANKLSAPHTQTVTVAGKHCESGDILIKNAQLPKTEPGDILVVMATGAYNYSMASNYNRLPRPAAVVVANGEANLILQRETYQDLIRQDRLPERLKN, translated from the coding sequence ATGGTATCAACTCACCCGGTTGGGGTTCAAAATGCTGGGACTCAGTATTTACCCGAACAAAACACAAATACTCATATTTCGCCCAATCAGGAACTATTACCTTTAACTGCCAAAATTAACAGTCAAGGAAACCTAGAAATTGGTGGGTGTGATGTCACAACTCTAGTTGAACAGTTTGGTTCACCTTTATATATATTAGATGAAGAAACTCTCAGAACAGCTTGTCAGCAATATCGAGATAGTTTCCAAAAGTATTATCCTGGCGAATCCCAAGTATTGTATGCTTCCAAAGCATGGAATTGTTTAGCTGTTTGTGCGATCGCAGGCTCAGAGGGTTTAGGAATTGATGTAGTTTCCGGTGGTGAACTCTACACTGCACTAACGGCTGGTGTGAATCCCGCAAAAATTTACCTCCACGGTAATAATAAATCTTTAGAAGAACTACGTCTAGCGATAGATGCAGATGTAACTATTGTGGTAGATAACTGGTACGAATTGCGTACCTTGGCAAGTTTAGCTCAAGCAGAACAGCCAATTCGGATTATGTTGCGGCTGACTCCGGGGATTGAATGTCATACCCACGAGTACATCCGCACAGGACATCTGGATAGTAAATTTGGTTTTGATCCTAACGACTTGGATGATGTTTTCCAGTTTGTGAGTCAGCAACCAAATTTAAACTGTGTAGGCTTACACGCTCATATTGGTTCCCAAATTTTTGAGCGCCAACCCCATCGGGATTTAGCGGCTGTCATGGTGCAGTGGTTGCGCGATGCTAATAAATACGGCTTGAATGTCACCGAATTAAATATTGGCGGTGGTTTGGGAATCAAGTACGTAGAATCAGACGATCCACCAAGTATTGATGAGTGGGTGAAGGCGATTTGTGAAGTAGTACAACAAGCTTGTGCAGCCGAAAATTTGCCTTTACCAAAACTACTGTCCGAACCAGGGCGATCGCTCATTGCCACAAGCTGCGTTACCGCTTACACTATTGGTTCAACTAAAACAATACCAGATATCCGTACCTACGTTTCTATTGACGGAGGTATGTCTGATAACCCACGCCCAATTACCTATCAGTCGGTTTATCGGGCAGTAATTGCCAATAAATTGTCTGCTCCCCATACCCAAACAGTAACTGTCGCGGGTAAGCATTGTGAATCAGGAGATATTCTGATTAAAAATGCCCAACTGCCAAAAACTGAACCAGGGGATATTCTCGTAGTTATGGCAACTGGTGCATACAATTACAGTATGGCCTCTAACTATAACCGCCTACCCCGACCGGCAGCAGTTGTAGTGGCAAACGGCGAAGCAAACTTAATTTTGCAACGCGAAACCTATCAAGACTTAATTCGACAAGATCGTCTACCGGAAAGATTGAAGAATTAG
- a CDS encoding four-helix bundle copper-binding protein, with translation MMMMMTEMMTAEMQACMKACMDCHKMCMETMTYCMSKGGMHMDMGMMSMMRDCSEMCMMCMNMMMGGSEFMGRTCMLCAEMCDRCAMMCEQMSDDQMMMDCAMACRKCAEACRSMQMMPA, from the coding sequence ATGATGATGATGATGACTGAAATGATGACTGCCGAAATGCAAGCCTGCATGAAAGCTTGTATGGACTGTCATAAAATGTGTATGGAAACCATGACTTACTGCATGAGCAAAGGCGGTATGCACATGGATATGGGCATGATGAGCATGATGCGTGATTGTTCAGAAATGTGCATGATGTGTATGAATATGATGATGGGCGGTTCCGAATTTATGGGACGCACTTGTATGCTTTGCGCGGAAATGTGCGATCGCTGTGCCATGATGTGCGAACAAATGAGCGATGATCAAATGATGATGGATTGTGCAATGGCTTGCCGCAAATGTGCAGAAGCTTGCAGATCCATGCAAATGATGCCTGCTTAA
- a CDS encoding DUF6887 family protein has translation MTLAKYQDMNLDELRHYVLTHREDTEAFYAYVDRSKAEGRMNTIHPNDENWEEKVIEAIKYSQNSIRWYCNNTKKYQEQAQRITEWWNNLDSKKVRKYYIDNIKITGIAGWKPDQLSQPVELIINEPSVDICQFTTLLKYRDQDNTIQQIEAVAIDLDIDKQNLFVWTTKSATVVIFSLQRV, from the coding sequence ATGACTTTAGCTAAGTATCAAGATATGAATCTCGATGAACTACGTCATTATGTTCTCACACACCGAGAAGATACTGAAGCTTTTTATGCCTATGTAGACCGCTCAAAAGCTGAAGGCAGAATGAACACAATACATCCTAATGATGAAAATTGGGAAGAAAAAGTTATAGAAGCAATTAAGTATAGTCAAAATTCTATTCGTTGGTACTGCAACAACACAAAGAAATATCAAGAACAAGCTCAGAGAATTACTGAGTGGTGGAACAATTTGGATAGTAAAAAAGTAAGAAAATATTATATAGATAATATAAAGATTACTGGAATAGCTGGGTGGAAACCTGATCAACTTAGTCAACCAGTAGAATTGATCATCAACGAACCAAGTGTAGACATCTGTCAATTTACTACCTTATTAAAATATAGAGATCAAGATAATACTATCCAGCAAATAGAAGCAGTAGCGATTGATTTGGATATTGATAAACAAAACTTGTTTGTTTGGACAACTAAATCAGCAACCGTTGTTATTTTTTCTTTACAAAGAGTTTAA
- a CDS encoding DUF3143 domain-containing protein, with translation MSLIPSNTPLYSHPLPQIEQWLKDQGCQQDDTQLHCWRVQRPSWQAELWLDIEQIVVRYIQAGENGQDIQRAFKYSLSREDIEQAVFSGP, from the coding sequence ATGTCTCTGATTCCTTCTAATACCCCCTTATATAGTCATCCTCTGCCCCAAATTGAACAATGGCTAAAAGACCAAGGTTGTCAACAAGATGATACACAACTTCACTGTTGGCGTGTACAACGTCCCAGTTGGCAAGCTGAACTGTGGCTAGATATCGAGCAAATTGTCGTCCGCTACATCCAAGCTGGGGAAAACGGACAAGATATTCAACGCGCGTTTAAATATTCCCTTAGTCGGGAAGATATTGAACAAGCAGTGTTTTCTGGCCCTTGA
- a CDS encoding serine protease — MRLVRGLWRLRWLGIGMVLLIAYPPICLAETRPLITTKLTKPKIEQIARQTTVRIFTGTASGSGVIVQRQGEIYTVLTNWHVVGLSEKLTIMTCDGRRYFPITNNFVQVGKADMAIVQFRSATPYRTATIHPQPVTPGEPLYTAGFPMYTQYQVETTFDQGIQGFRLTQGIVSLVLPKSLDQGYRLGYTNDISIGMSGGPIFNQYGLLVGINGRLKNRDPDFGVYTFEDNTSPHPELLKQMVRSSWGIPITTYLQLK, encoded by the coding sequence ATGCGATTAGTGCGGGGATTATGGCGATTACGATGGCTGGGTATCGGCATGGTTTTACTCATTGCTTATCCGCCAATTTGTTTAGCGGAAACTCGTCCTTTGATAACAACCAAACTTACCAAGCCAAAAATCGAACAAATCGCCCGCCAAACAACAGTTCGCATTTTCACTGGTACAGCATCAGGTTCAGGTGTAATTGTTCAGCGTCAAGGCGAAATTTATACTGTACTTACGAATTGGCACGTAGTTGGATTGAGTGAAAAACTCACAATTATGACCTGTGATGGTCGCCGATATTTCCCTATTACTAACAATTTTGTGCAAGTAGGGAAAGCAGATATGGCGATCGTCCAATTCAGGAGTGCGACTCCGTACCGCACCGCCACGATTCATCCCCAACCTGTTACCCCTGGTGAACCTTTATATACAGCCGGATTTCCCATGTATACCCAATATCAGGTAGAGACAACTTTTGATCAAGGTATTCAAGGATTTCGCCTGACTCAAGGAATAGTATCTCTGGTTTTACCCAAATCCCTCGATCAAGGATATCGCTTAGGGTACACCAATGATATCAGCATCGGCATGAGTGGCGGGCCAATTTTTAACCAATACGGTTTACTAGTAGGAATTAACGGACGCTTAAAAAACCGCGACCCAGATTTTGGCGTTTATACCTTTGAAGATAACACTTCCCCACATCCAGAATTATTAAAGCAAATGGTTCGTTCTAGTTGGGGCATACCAATAACTACATATTTACAATTAAAGTAG
- a CDS encoding aspartyl protease, which yields MISGEFGELGELIFEIEIISSDEDRYPIEVLLDTGFTSGWLALDVQDAESIGWRLIERDKIMQMARGEAFFDIYEGKVRLDGQEYIVPVLAGEGISEPLLGLQWLKILPLSVNFSAGILTLG from the coding sequence ATGATTTCAGGTGAGTTTGGTGAACTTGGAGAGTTAATTTTTGAGATAGAAATTATTTCATCTGATGAAGATAGGTATCCTATTGAAGTTTTGTTAGATACAGGATTTACATCAGGTTGGTTGGCGCTTGATGTACAAGATGCTGAAAGTATTGGGTGGCGCTTAATTGAAAGGGATAAAATTATGCAAATGGCAAGGGGAGAAGCATTCTTTGATATATATGAAGGTAAAGTAAGATTGGATGGACAGGAGTATATTGTTCCTGTTTTAGCTGGTGAAGGTATTTCTGAGCCTTTATTGGGTTTGCAGTGGTTGAAAATATTGCCGCTATCAGTGAATTTTTCAGCAGGTATATTAACTTTAGGCTGA